The region ATTTGCCTACGGTaaggatactttttttttcattttttataatGATCACACAACTAGCGTTTCCATACAGCTCATTGGTGTGCACATACTGCTAGGCTATAGAAAAGGTGCCCATTTCCATCCACGGTGTTGTTTGCATAAGATTTCCTAATTAGGGAAGACATCTACCCATCTATAGCCATAGTAGTGTGCAGAGTGTTCCTGTTAAATCTCAGGTTATGTGGTAGAGCTATCTGTAAACAATCTAGTCATATTAGTTGTGGATGTCACATGGGATTATTTATGTATCAATGAAGAGTGTTGCAGAGAAATGTGTTCCATCATAAAGCCTTTCTATGAACATGGTATACAAGCAACCatgtatgaataataatatatcTAAGCTGTCATGACTCATGCCCTGTATATTTTAAAGTATATTTGAAGTATATTCTTTAATGCTTTCTTTTTTAGGTATCTTGCCACTGGCGATTCCTTTCACACgattggcttcagctatcgtgTGGGCACTTCGTCAGTGTGTAGGATAGTGCGGGAGGTAGCCAGTGCCATCTGGACTgctttggtggaggaggagatgtctGTTCCCAAGAGGGCGGACTTGAGCACCATGGCCGAGCAGTTTGAGTGGCGCTGGAACTTCCCCAACTGCATCGGAGCGATTGATGGGAAGCATGTTGTGATACAAGCTCCAGGTAACTCTGGCTCCTTGTATTACAATTACAAGGGCACCTTCTCCCTGGTCCTCCTCGCCGTAGTGGACGCCGACTACCTCTTCCGGGTTGTGGATGTTGGAGGCTACGGCAGGACGAGTGACAGCGGCTCCCTCCGTAACTCCGCGTTTGGGGAAGCTCTTCGCGATGGCACCCTTGACCTCCCTCCCGCCCGCGTCATCTCCGGCGCAGAGCAGCGGGGGCCACTTCCTCACGTGTTTGTGGGGGATGAGGCGTTCCCACTCATGACCCACCTGCTGCGGCCATTCCCTGGACAACATCACACTCAGGAGAAGCGAGTGTTCAACTACCGCCTCAGCCGGGCTCGTCTGGTAGTGGAATGTGCCTTCGGGATCTTGGCATCTAGGTAGCGCATGTACCGGCGCGTGATTGGCACCAGTCCTGAGgtagctgaggtgtgtgtgtgggccaccTGTGTGCTGCACAACTTTCTCGAGAGGAAGAAGCTGCAGGGGAGAAGACGCGGGGTGGAACCGAACATCGAGCCATCGACTGATCCTGAAGCCCTGCGTGATGCACCCAGGATGGGCTCCAACAACGCCACCAGACTGACCATCCAGATGCGGGAGGCCTACTGTGCGTTCTTCAATAAGGAGGGTGCAGTGCCATGGCAGCCAAGAGCCTAGCAACACAAAGGCTCTTCAACCAAACAGCTCTTTTAAGAGCTACCCATGTCTTAAGAAAAGAAGCACATTCCAACTACACCTGCACCTTCCTATACCTGCGTATACATTGTACATTTGCTCAAGGTTAAGTTTGAAAAGTAAATGTAATAATGATTGATAAtgattggttttgtttttcacaGATGACCCGAGCCAGCTTTCAAGAATCCCTATTGTCTTTCTGCAAGTGTACTGAATAATTATTAATGTGctaatattaatataacataattccacttccaaattataatgtattataaatgtattataaaaGGAACACATCACAATCaaagtaattttttttaattaagaacacacagaacaacagaacaacaaaaCGACAGAAACACCATAATTTAACACCATAACAAACATaacctcactcactcagtcactcagtcacagTCATTCTCCCTAACCTCCCCCTGTAGCGCCGCCATATCTGCCCTGGAAACGATTTGGTACACCTCGTACCGCACCATGGCTCTATTAGCACTGGAGAGCCTTCTCATGGCAGGGAGGAGGGACATAAA is a window of Gadus macrocephalus chromosome 8, ASM3116895v1 DNA encoding:
- the LOC132463551 gene encoding uncharacterized protein LOC132463551, which gives rise to MDPVVARMVLVQVAGALVHRRGKQVHRRWWVHPILRTRNQRGEYHALVQELRLDALLFHQYFRMPPDYFDELLGKVGPLITMADTRFRSAIGPAERLAICLRYLATGDSFHTIGFSYRVGTSSVCRIVREVASAIWTALVEEEMSVPKRADLSTMAEQFEWRWNFPNCIGAIDGKHVVIQAPGNSGSLYYNYKGTFSLVLLAVVDADYLFRVVDVGGYGRTSDSGSLRNSAFGEALRDGTLDLPPARVISGAEQRGPLPHVFVGDEAFPLMTHLLRPFPGQHHTQEKRVFNYRLSRARLVVECAFGILASR